In one Acipenser ruthenus chromosome 10, fAciRut3.2 maternal haplotype, whole genome shotgun sequence genomic region, the following are encoded:
- the LOC117408450 gene encoding TGF-beta receptor type-2-like isoform X3 produces the protein MLVQCSDSMLKQRKQDNKSISVRTMCHDPQLPVENAMVPNYTTRECLMVQQPSEEGALYICGCMGEQECNDKLIFEKDDNGYAKLQSKEVIPVAVISLLPPILVAIMATMAFYLYRTRQQRKEAWPAKHAQRQTLDLPENRDPAEYDGKLSAMIDDSHSDISSTCANNINHNTELLPIELDRVVGKGRFADVWRARLNHNASGHYETVAVKIFSAEEYLSWKSERKIFSDANLKHESVLQFLTAEERGTGPQKQYWLITAYHSLGNLQEYLTNHVLSWLELHLMAGSLVSGVAHLHSDYTSCGSSKIPISHRDIKSSNILVKSKTECVLCDFGLALRLDPSLTVEDFANSGQVGTARYMAPEVLESRVNLEELESFKQMDVYSMALVLWEMASRCDVIGEVKSYELPFGSQVCEHPCVESMRDLVLRERGRPDIPSSWLVHQGMQFLCNTIGECWDHDPEARLTAHCVAERFSVMGQMENKDNHNNNNHNASTTGTEPWKPDSNAQETAPFQGIPSGVLVTEV, from the exons ATGTTAGTGCAGTGTAGTGACAGCATGCTAAAACAAAG GAAGCAGGACAACAAGAGTATTAGTGTCAGGACCATGTGCCATGACCCTCAGCTCCCAGTGGAGAACGCGATGGTTCCCAATTACACCACCAGAGAGTGCCTAATGGTGCAGCAGCCATCAGAGGAGGGAGCGCTTTACATATGCGGGTGTATGGGTGAACAGGAGTGCAATGACAAGCTGATATTCGAAAAGGACGACAACG GCTATGCAAAGTTGCAAAGCAAAGAGGTCATTCCTGTGGCAGTGATCAGCTTGCTTCCGCCTATTCTGGTGGCCATAATGGCAACCATGGCCTTTTACTTGTACCGCACCCGACAGCAGAGGAAAGAGGCCTGGCCTGCAAAACACGCCCAACGCCAAACCCTGGACCTTCCAGAGAACAGGGACCCTGCGGAATACGATGGGAAGCTGTCTGCCATGATTGACGACAGCCACTCTGACATCTCGTCCACCTGCGCCAACAACATCAACCACAACACTGAGCTGCTGCCCATTGAGCTGGACCGCGTCGTGGGGAAAGGCCGGTTTGCAGACGTCTGGCGGGCCAGGTTGAACCACAATGCCTCGGGCCATTACGAGACTGTGGCTGTGAAGATCTTCTCTGCAGAGGAGTACCTCTCCTGGAAGAGCGAGCGCAAGATCTTCTCGGACGCCAACCTTAAGCATGAGAGCGTGTTGCAGTTCCTGACGGCCGAAGAGAGAGGCACAGGCCCGCAGAAGCAATATTGGCTCATCACGGCCTACCACAGCCTGGGCAACCTGCAGGAATACCTGACCAACCACGTGCTGAGCTGGTTGGAGCTCCACTTAATGGCGGGTTCTCTGGTGAGTGGAGTGGCCCATCTCCACAGTGACTACACTTCATGCGGCTCTTCCAAAATCCCCATTTCCCACCGGGATATCAAGAGCTCCAACATTCTTGTAAAGAGCAAAACAGAGTGTGTTCTGTGTGACTTTGGGCTGGCTTTGAGATTGGACCCTTCTCTCACTGTAGAGGACTTTGCCAACAGCGGACAG GTTGGCACTGCCCGGTATATGGCCCCTGAGGTTCTGGAGTCTCGTGTGAACCTGGAGGAGCTGGAGTCCTTCAAGCAGATGGATGTGTATTCCATGGCCCTGGTCCTGTGGGAAATGGCCTCTCGTTGTGATGTAATTGGAG AGGTGAAGAGCTACGAGCTGCCGTTTGGTTCTCAGGTGTGTGAGCATCCCTGTGTGGAGAGTATGAGGGACCTGGTCCTGCGAGAGCGGGGCCGGCCTGACATCCCTAGCAGCTGGCTGGTGCACCAG GGGATGCAGTTCCTGTGCAACACCATCGGGGAGTGCTGGGACCACGACCCTGAGGCCCGCCTCACTGCGCACTGCGTGGCCGAGCGCTTCAGCGTGATGGGGCAGATGGAGAACAAGGACAATCACAATAACAACAATCACAATGCCAGCACCACAGGCACGGAGCCCTGGAAACCTGACAGCAATGCCCAGGAAACAGCACCCTTCCAGGGGATTCCATCTGGGGTACTGGTGACTGAGGTGTGA
- the LOC117408450 gene encoding TGF-beta receptor type-2-like isoform X1 — protein sequence MGCWACSSVTSVLFLSFNIHALTLADLVPVSNLCQWCDYSSPVCEDNVCYSNCSFSSFCEYQKEICVAIWKQDNKSISVRTMCHDPQLPVENAMVPNYTTRECLMVQQPSEEGALYICGCMGEQECNDKLIFEKDDNGYAKLQSKEVIPVAVISLLPPILVAIMATMAFYLYRTRQQRKEAWPAKHAQRQTLDLPENRDPAEYDGKLSAMIDDSHSDISSTCANNINHNTELLPIELDRVVGKGRFADVWRARLNHNASGHYETVAVKIFSAEEYLSWKSERKIFSDANLKHESVLQFLTAEERGTGPQKQYWLITAYHSLGNLQEYLTNHVLSWLELHLMAGSLVSGVAHLHSDYTSCGSSKIPISHRDIKSSNILVKSKTECVLCDFGLALRLDPSLTVEDFANSGQVGTARYMAPEVLESRVNLEELESFKQMDVYSMALVLWEMASRCDVIGEVKSYELPFGSQVCEHPCVESMRDLVLRERGRPDIPSSWLVHQGMQFLCNTIGECWDHDPEARLTAHCVAERFSVMGQMENKDNHNNNNHNASTTGTEPWKPDSNAQETAPFQGIPSGVLVTEV from the exons ATGGGGTGCTGGGCTTGCTCAAGTGTGACATCTGTGCTGTTCCTTTCTTTCA ATATCCATGCTCTGACCCTTGCGGATTTAGTCCCTGTGAGCAATTTGTGTCAGTGGTGTGACTATTCCAGCCCGGTGTGTGAAGACAATGTGTGCTACAGTAACTGTTCCTTCAGCTCCTTCTGTGAATACCAGAAAGAAATCTGTGTGGCGATATG GAAGCAGGACAACAAGAGTATTAGTGTCAGGACCATGTGCCATGACCCTCAGCTCCCAGTGGAGAACGCGATGGTTCCCAATTACACCACCAGAGAGTGCCTAATGGTGCAGCAGCCATCAGAGGAGGGAGCGCTTTACATATGCGGGTGTATGGGTGAACAGGAGTGCAATGACAAGCTGATATTCGAAAAGGACGACAACG GCTATGCAAAGTTGCAAAGCAAAGAGGTCATTCCTGTGGCAGTGATCAGCTTGCTTCCGCCTATTCTGGTGGCCATAATGGCAACCATGGCCTTTTACTTGTACCGCACCCGACAGCAGAGGAAAGAGGCCTGGCCTGCAAAACACGCCCAACGCCAAACCCTGGACCTTCCAGAGAACAGGGACCCTGCGGAATACGATGGGAAGCTGTCTGCCATGATTGACGACAGCCACTCTGACATCTCGTCCACCTGCGCCAACAACATCAACCACAACACTGAGCTGCTGCCCATTGAGCTGGACCGCGTCGTGGGGAAAGGCCGGTTTGCAGACGTCTGGCGGGCCAGGTTGAACCACAATGCCTCGGGCCATTACGAGACTGTGGCTGTGAAGATCTTCTCTGCAGAGGAGTACCTCTCCTGGAAGAGCGAGCGCAAGATCTTCTCGGACGCCAACCTTAAGCATGAGAGCGTGTTGCAGTTCCTGACGGCCGAAGAGAGAGGCACAGGCCCGCAGAAGCAATATTGGCTCATCACGGCCTACCACAGCCTGGGCAACCTGCAGGAATACCTGACCAACCACGTGCTGAGCTGGTTGGAGCTCCACTTAATGGCGGGTTCTCTGGTGAGTGGAGTGGCCCATCTCCACAGTGACTACACTTCATGCGGCTCTTCCAAAATCCCCATTTCCCACCGGGATATCAAGAGCTCCAACATTCTTGTAAAGAGCAAAACAGAGTGTGTTCTGTGTGACTTTGGGCTGGCTTTGAGATTGGACCCTTCTCTCACTGTAGAGGACTTTGCCAACAGCGGACAG GTTGGCACTGCCCGGTATATGGCCCCTGAGGTTCTGGAGTCTCGTGTGAACCTGGAGGAGCTGGAGTCCTTCAAGCAGATGGATGTGTATTCCATGGCCCTGGTCCTGTGGGAAATGGCCTCTCGTTGTGATGTAATTGGAG AGGTGAAGAGCTACGAGCTGCCGTTTGGTTCTCAGGTGTGTGAGCATCCCTGTGTGGAGAGTATGAGGGACCTGGTCCTGCGAGAGCGGGGCCGGCCTGACATCCCTAGCAGCTGGCTGGTGCACCAG GGGATGCAGTTCCTGTGCAACACCATCGGGGAGTGCTGGGACCACGACCCTGAGGCCCGCCTCACTGCGCACTGCGTGGCCGAGCGCTTCAGCGTGATGGGGCAGATGGAGAACAAGGACAATCACAATAACAACAATCACAATGCCAGCACCACAGGCACGGAGCCCTGGAAACCTGACAGCAATGCCCAGGAAACAGCACCCTTCCAGGGGATTCCATCTGGGGTACTGGTGACTGAGGTGTGA
- the LOC117408450 gene encoding TGF-beta receptor type-2-like isoform X4, whose amino-acid sequence MCHDPQLPVENAMVPNYTTRECLMVQQPSEEGALYICGCMGEQECNDKLIFEKDDNGYAKLQSKEVIPVAVISLLPPILVAIMATMAFYLYRTRQQRKEAWPAKHAQRQTLDLPENRDPAEYDGKLSAMIDDSHSDISSTCANNINHNTELLPIELDRVVGKGRFADVWRARLNHNASGHYETVAVKIFSAEEYLSWKSERKIFSDANLKHESVLQFLTAEERGTGPQKQYWLITAYHSLGNLQEYLTNHVLSWLELHLMAGSLVSGVAHLHSDYTSCGSSKIPISHRDIKSSNILVKSKTECVLCDFGLALRLDPSLTVEDFANSGQVGTARYMAPEVLESRVNLEELESFKQMDVYSMALVLWEMASRCDVIGEVKSYELPFGSQVCEHPCVESMRDLVLRERGRPDIPSSWLVHQGMQFLCNTIGECWDHDPEARLTAHCVAERFSVMGQMENKDNHNNNNHNASTTGTEPWKPDSNAQETAPFQGIPSGVLVTEV is encoded by the exons ATGTGCCATGACCCTCAGCTCCCAGTGGAGAACGCGATGGTTCCCAATTACACCACCAGAGAGTGCCTAATGGTGCAGCAGCCATCAGAGGAGGGAGCGCTTTACATATGCGGGTGTATGGGTGAACAGGAGTGCAATGACAAGCTGATATTCGAAAAGGACGACAACG GCTATGCAAAGTTGCAAAGCAAAGAGGTCATTCCTGTGGCAGTGATCAGCTTGCTTCCGCCTATTCTGGTGGCCATAATGGCAACCATGGCCTTTTACTTGTACCGCACCCGACAGCAGAGGAAAGAGGCCTGGCCTGCAAAACACGCCCAACGCCAAACCCTGGACCTTCCAGAGAACAGGGACCCTGCGGAATACGATGGGAAGCTGTCTGCCATGATTGACGACAGCCACTCTGACATCTCGTCCACCTGCGCCAACAACATCAACCACAACACTGAGCTGCTGCCCATTGAGCTGGACCGCGTCGTGGGGAAAGGCCGGTTTGCAGACGTCTGGCGGGCCAGGTTGAACCACAATGCCTCGGGCCATTACGAGACTGTGGCTGTGAAGATCTTCTCTGCAGAGGAGTACCTCTCCTGGAAGAGCGAGCGCAAGATCTTCTCGGACGCCAACCTTAAGCATGAGAGCGTGTTGCAGTTCCTGACGGCCGAAGAGAGAGGCACAGGCCCGCAGAAGCAATATTGGCTCATCACGGCCTACCACAGCCTGGGCAACCTGCAGGAATACCTGACCAACCACGTGCTGAGCTGGTTGGAGCTCCACTTAATGGCGGGTTCTCTGGTGAGTGGAGTGGCCCATCTCCACAGTGACTACACTTCATGCGGCTCTTCCAAAATCCCCATTTCCCACCGGGATATCAAGAGCTCCAACATTCTTGTAAAGAGCAAAACAGAGTGTGTTCTGTGTGACTTTGGGCTGGCTTTGAGATTGGACCCTTCTCTCACTGTAGAGGACTTTGCCAACAGCGGACAG GTTGGCACTGCCCGGTATATGGCCCCTGAGGTTCTGGAGTCTCGTGTGAACCTGGAGGAGCTGGAGTCCTTCAAGCAGATGGATGTGTATTCCATGGCCCTGGTCCTGTGGGAAATGGCCTCTCGTTGTGATGTAATTGGAG AGGTGAAGAGCTACGAGCTGCCGTTTGGTTCTCAGGTGTGTGAGCATCCCTGTGTGGAGAGTATGAGGGACCTGGTCCTGCGAGAGCGGGGCCGGCCTGACATCCCTAGCAGCTGGCTGGTGCACCAG GGGATGCAGTTCCTGTGCAACACCATCGGGGAGTGCTGGGACCACGACCCTGAGGCCCGCCTCACTGCGCACTGCGTGGCCGAGCGCTTCAGCGTGATGGGGCAGATGGAGAACAAGGACAATCACAATAACAACAATCACAATGCCAGCACCACAGGCACGGAGCCCTGGAAACCTGACAGCAATGCCCAGGAAACAGCACCCTTCCAGGGGATTCCATCTGGGGTACTGGTGACTGAGGTGTGA
- the LOC117408450 gene encoding TGF-beta receptor type-2-like isoform X2 codes for MCNSGDWDIHALTLADLVPVSNLCQWCDYSSPVCEDNVCYSNCSFSSFCEYQKEICVAIWKQDNKSISVRTMCHDPQLPVENAMVPNYTTRECLMVQQPSEEGALYICGCMGEQECNDKLIFEKDDNGYAKLQSKEVIPVAVISLLPPILVAIMATMAFYLYRTRQQRKEAWPAKHAQRQTLDLPENRDPAEYDGKLSAMIDDSHSDISSTCANNINHNTELLPIELDRVVGKGRFADVWRARLNHNASGHYETVAVKIFSAEEYLSWKSERKIFSDANLKHESVLQFLTAEERGTGPQKQYWLITAYHSLGNLQEYLTNHVLSWLELHLMAGSLVSGVAHLHSDYTSCGSSKIPISHRDIKSSNILVKSKTECVLCDFGLALRLDPSLTVEDFANSGQVGTARYMAPEVLESRVNLEELESFKQMDVYSMALVLWEMASRCDVIGEVKSYELPFGSQVCEHPCVESMRDLVLRERGRPDIPSSWLVHQGMQFLCNTIGECWDHDPEARLTAHCVAERFSVMGQMENKDNHNNNNHNASTTGTEPWKPDSNAQETAPFQGIPSGVLVTEV; via the exons ATGTGCAACAGCGGTGACTGGG ATATCCATGCTCTGACCCTTGCGGATTTAGTCCCTGTGAGCAATTTGTGTCAGTGGTGTGACTATTCCAGCCCGGTGTGTGAAGACAATGTGTGCTACAGTAACTGTTCCTTCAGCTCCTTCTGTGAATACCAGAAAGAAATCTGTGTGGCGATATG GAAGCAGGACAACAAGAGTATTAGTGTCAGGACCATGTGCCATGACCCTCAGCTCCCAGTGGAGAACGCGATGGTTCCCAATTACACCACCAGAGAGTGCCTAATGGTGCAGCAGCCATCAGAGGAGGGAGCGCTTTACATATGCGGGTGTATGGGTGAACAGGAGTGCAATGACAAGCTGATATTCGAAAAGGACGACAACG GCTATGCAAAGTTGCAAAGCAAAGAGGTCATTCCTGTGGCAGTGATCAGCTTGCTTCCGCCTATTCTGGTGGCCATAATGGCAACCATGGCCTTTTACTTGTACCGCACCCGACAGCAGAGGAAAGAGGCCTGGCCTGCAAAACACGCCCAACGCCAAACCCTGGACCTTCCAGAGAACAGGGACCCTGCGGAATACGATGGGAAGCTGTCTGCCATGATTGACGACAGCCACTCTGACATCTCGTCCACCTGCGCCAACAACATCAACCACAACACTGAGCTGCTGCCCATTGAGCTGGACCGCGTCGTGGGGAAAGGCCGGTTTGCAGACGTCTGGCGGGCCAGGTTGAACCACAATGCCTCGGGCCATTACGAGACTGTGGCTGTGAAGATCTTCTCTGCAGAGGAGTACCTCTCCTGGAAGAGCGAGCGCAAGATCTTCTCGGACGCCAACCTTAAGCATGAGAGCGTGTTGCAGTTCCTGACGGCCGAAGAGAGAGGCACAGGCCCGCAGAAGCAATATTGGCTCATCACGGCCTACCACAGCCTGGGCAACCTGCAGGAATACCTGACCAACCACGTGCTGAGCTGGTTGGAGCTCCACTTAATGGCGGGTTCTCTGGTGAGTGGAGTGGCCCATCTCCACAGTGACTACACTTCATGCGGCTCTTCCAAAATCCCCATTTCCCACCGGGATATCAAGAGCTCCAACATTCTTGTAAAGAGCAAAACAGAGTGTGTTCTGTGTGACTTTGGGCTGGCTTTGAGATTGGACCCTTCTCTCACTGTAGAGGACTTTGCCAACAGCGGACAG GTTGGCACTGCCCGGTATATGGCCCCTGAGGTTCTGGAGTCTCGTGTGAACCTGGAGGAGCTGGAGTCCTTCAAGCAGATGGATGTGTATTCCATGGCCCTGGTCCTGTGGGAAATGGCCTCTCGTTGTGATGTAATTGGAG AGGTGAAGAGCTACGAGCTGCCGTTTGGTTCTCAGGTGTGTGAGCATCCCTGTGTGGAGAGTATGAGGGACCTGGTCCTGCGAGAGCGGGGCCGGCCTGACATCCCTAGCAGCTGGCTGGTGCACCAG GGGATGCAGTTCCTGTGCAACACCATCGGGGAGTGCTGGGACCACGACCCTGAGGCCCGCCTCACTGCGCACTGCGTGGCCGAGCGCTTCAGCGTGATGGGGCAGATGGAGAACAAGGACAATCACAATAACAACAATCACAATGCCAGCACCACAGGCACGGAGCCCTGGAAACCTGACAGCAATGCCCAGGAAACAGCACCCTTCCAGGGGATTCCATCTGGGGTACTGGTGACTGAGGTGTGA